The region ACGTTTCATAGTAGTTCTCAATTCCATAGTATAAATTTCCATTCCAAACTTTTGATTCAAATTGACCATTAATGCTAAATACATCAACCTCTTCCATTTGGTTTCTAATTTTATCTTTGTTACTACCTGAGAATCTTCTGTCGTGTCTACTTTCTTCAACTTTTTGATACGAGGCATCCACTCTAAAATCGGTTTTACCAATGAAATCCTCTTTTTCTATAGTATAAATTCCTAAAATTCTTTTCTGTGGACCATAGTACCATTCTGCAAAAGTCATATTTCCACCCGAACGTTCGGTTAATCGGTCGTATCTTCCTATATTAGAACTGTTTGAAAATTGAAAATTAATTGAATGTTTCCAATTACTATTGGTTTTATATATGAATTTTTGCAAGAAATTCCATTGTTGATAGGCACTACCAACTTGCGTGTATTTATCTGAATTTTCTACATTTTCATTTACATATAAATTGGTATTTGGGTCAAAATACGTATTTGCATAATACACTCGTTCTCCAAAATAATCACCGTTGTGATTTTTCTTTTTACCCATTTTCATGTCTCCAAAATCATTATAAGAAAAAGCAGTTAAGGAAGCCCAATTTTTACCACCATAAGAAAAATCAAAGTAACCTGATTTTTCTTCGTTAACAGAAGAATATCTCGTAACTACATTTCCTTTTAGACCACTTCCAAATGTTGGTTTTTTGGTTAACATATTTACAGCTCCACCTAAAGCATCACTTCCATACAAAGTAGAGGTTGGACCATATTGTATTAATGTGTTTTCCAATAAATTTTCATCAACAGTTATTACATTTTGTAAATGTCCTGCTCTAAAAATTAGGTTATTCATTCTTACTCCATCTACTAGTAGTAAGACTCTACTTGCTTCAAATCCTCTAATTACGGGAGAACCGCCACCTTGTTGAGATTTTTGTACAAATAGTGCTCCACTGTTAGATAACATATCAGCTGTGTTTTGAAAATTTTGAAATTCAATTTTTTCTTTCGTGATAATTTCAACTTGAGAGGAGTTTTGTTGTTTATTCACATTTATTTTTTCACTGTGAATCTTTATTTCTTCAATATTTTGAGTTTTAATAGTATCTTGTTTGGTTTGAGACCATGAAGATATGCTTCCCATAAAGGCAAGTAGTATAATTTTTACTTTCATTTTAAATTTAAATTAAGTTAGTTTCAAATTCCGTATTTCATACGAATTGAGTTATTTGTTTAAGAAAGTAAATTGTTTTTTGGTGGAGAATAGGGGATGTCTAAATAAATAGTTGAAAGTTGAGAATTTAATGACCTAATTTTAGTCTTCTTTCTTTTAAAAATTATAATATCTTGATTTGTTATTAGAATAGGAAGGTAATATCCGTAAGTATTGAGTTTCTTTTTGTTTTCCTTTTTTTCTTTGTGTAATTTGTAAAACAACTGCTCAATTTTTTTTTCATAACTGTCATTAATACAAATGTATTTTTTACCGTTTTTGGTTTCAATAATTTTAGTTATGTCATACAGGTTCCCTTTATATTTAAATTCTTTATTTTTTTTTAGCCAAACAAATTTGCTAAAGTCTATTTTGTTTACTTCAAATTGAACTTTAATATTGGGGTTGTTTTCTATAAAATCAATTTTTGATTTATGTACTTTATATAATTGAATAACATGAATGCCAATAACACTACTTAACAGTACTAATATAAGGAATAGTAATGTGATTTTTTTTGACATTTTGATTAGCTAAATTTAGTAGTGTAAATATAAAAAATATCTTTTGTAGTGGATTAATTTTTTCTTCAATATTTATTCTGATATTTTAAGTATTTTTTTGTAAAAACTTACTTTTTAAATGAATTCATTAAAAATCATTTTTAATTTTCCTTTTTTTTAATAATTCCCTAAATTGCATGACTTTTTATCGCTAATTAAAAATGGAACAAGTACAACCTTACCAACCAAAAAATAAAGTTCGAATTGTAACAGCCGCGTCCTTATTTGACGGTCATGATGCTGCAATTAATATCATGCGTAGAATTATTCAAGCTACTGGCGTTGAAGTCATTCACCTTGGACATGATAGAAGTGTGGAAGAAGTAGTAAATACTGCTATTCAAGAAGATGCAAATGCAATCGCGATGACATCTTACCAAGGAGGTCACAACGAATATTTCAAATATATGTACGATTTGCTGAATGAAAAAGGAGCAGGACATATTAAAATATTTGGTGGCGGTGGCGGTGTAATTCTTCCTTCTGAGATTGAAGAGTTACATGCTTACGGTATCACTAAAATTTATTCTCCAGATGACGGGCGTGCATTAGGTTTACAAGGAATGATTAATGATTTAGTTCAAAAATCCGATTTTTGCCCCCCAACCCCCGATGGGGGAGCTTCCAAAATTGTGGAAAATCTTAAAGAAAAAGAAGTCAATACAATTTCACGATTAATTTCACTTGCTGAAAACAATCCTGATAATTTCTATGAAATTTTTACGAAATCATTAGTAGCTCCCCCTTCGGGGGCGGGGGGGGCTGTTCCAGTTTTAGGTATCACCGGAACAGGTGGTGCTGGAAAATCATCATTAGTAGATGAATTAGTACGTCGTTTCTTAATCGATTTCCCTGAAAAAACTATCGGATTAATTTCGGTTGACCCATCAAAACGTAAAACAGGTGGTGCTTTATTGGGTGATAGAATTCGTATGAATGCTATTAACAATTCTCGTGTTTACATGCGTTCGTTAGCAACTCGTCAATCGAATTTAGCCTTATCGAAATATGTAGCGGAAGCGATTCAAGTGTTGAAAGCGGCAAAATATGATTTAATCATTCTAGAAACTTCTGGAATTGGACAATCCGATACTGAAATTCTTGATCACTCTGATGTTTCTTTATACGTAATGACACCTGAATTCGGTGCAGCAACACAGTTAGAGAAAATCGATATGTTAGATTTTGCGGATTTAGTAGCGTTAAATAAATTCGATAAACGTGGCGCTTTAGATGCCATTCGTGATGTGAAAAAACAATACCAACGCAATCATAATTTATGGGATGTAGATCCAGATAAAATGCCTGTATTTGGCACTATCGCTTCTCAATTCAACGATCCTGGTATGAATACCCTTTACAAATCTATCATGGATAAGATTGTTGCCAAAACGGGAGCGGATTTACAATCGACTTTCGAAATTACACGTGAAATGAGCGAGAAAATCTTCGTAATTCCTCCTCACAGAACGCGTTATTTATCGGAAATTGCAGAAAACAACAGAAAATACGATGAAACGGCGCTAACACAAGTAGAAGTAGCGCAAAAATTATACGGAATTTTCAAAACGATTTGTTCAGTTGCAAATATAAATTCTCGAGCAATTGAAAATAGCTTGATAATTAAATCGGGGTTAAATCAAGATGAGATTCTGAAACAAGTTCAGAATGACAAAGATAAATCAGTTTTCTTAGACTTATTATTAAAAGAATTCGACCGCGTAAAAATGAATTTAGACCCATACAATTGGGAAATTTTGTTGACTTGGGAAGAAAAAGTAAACAAATACAAAAATCCAGTGTATTCGTTTAAAGTTCGTGATAAAGAAATCAAAATTGAAACGCATACCGAATCGTTGTCTCATTCTCAAATTCCAAAAGTTGCCTTACCTAAATACCAAGCTTGGGGTGATATCTTAAAATGGAATTTACAAGAAAACGTACCTGGAGAATTTCCTTTTGCATCTGGATTGTATCCATTCAAGCGTGAGGGAGAAGATCCAACGCGTATGTTTGCAGGAGAAGGGGGTCCAGAAAGAACAAATCGTCGTTTCCATTATGTTTCTTTGGGAATGCCAGCAAAACGTTTATCTACCGCCTTTGACTCGGTAACATTATACGGAAATGACCCAGACCACAGACCTGATATTTACGGAAAAATTGGTAATGCGGGAGTTTCTATTTGTTGTTTAGACGATGCTAAAAAGTTATACTCAGGTTTCGATTTGAGTCACCCTGCGACTTCAGTTTCTATGACCATTAACGGTCCAGCACCCATGTTGTTAGGATTTTTTATGAATGCTGCTATCGACCAAAACTGTGAAAAATACATCAAAGAACACGGTTTAGAAGCAGAGGTTGAGAAAAAGAAAAAAGAACTATACGACGATAAAGGTTTAGAAAGACCAAGATATAATGGTGAATTACCAGAAGGAAATGATGGTTTAGGTTTATTGCTTTTAGGAGTAACGGGAGATCAAGTATTGCCTGCGGATGTTTACCAAGATATCAAAGTGAAGACGTTAGCACAAGTCCGTGGAACGGTTCAAGCGGATATTTTAAAAGAAGATCAAGCACAAAACACTTGTATTTTCTCAACGGAGTTTGCGTTGCGTTTGATGGGAGACGTTCAAGAATATTTCATCAAGCAAAATGTGCGTAACTTCTATTCGGTTTCGATTTCAGGTTATCATATTGCTGAAGCTGGAGCGAATCCAATAACACAGTTAGCGTTTACTTTAGCTAATGGTTTCACTTATGTGGAATATTATTTAAGTAGAGGAATGAACATCAACGACTTCGGTCCGAATTTATCGTTCTTCTTCTCAAACGGAATTGATCCTGAATATGCTGTAATCGGTCGTGTAGCACGTAAGATTTGGGCAAAAGCCATGAAAAACAAATACGGAGCTAACGAAAGAGCGCAAATGTTGAAATATCACATTCAAACCTCTGGTCGTTCGTTACACGCGCAAGAGATTGATTTCAATGATATTCGTACGACTTTACAAGCGTTGTACGCGATTTACGATAACTGTAACTCGTTACATACGAATGCTTATGATGAGGCAATTACGACTCCAACAGAAGAATCAGTGCGTCGTGCAATGGCCATTCAGTTGATTATTAATAAAGAATTAGGTTTAGCGAAAAACGAAAATCCAATCCAAGGTTCGTTCATTATTGAAGAATTAACCGATTTAGTGGAAGAAGCGGTTTTAGCTGAATTTGATAGAATCACAGAAAGAGGAGGCGTTTTGGGTGCTATGGAAACCATGTACCAAAGAAGTAAAATTCAAGAAGAATCATTGTATTACGAAACTTTGAAACATACAGGAGAATTCCCAATCATTGGTGTAAATACATTCTTGAGTTCAAAAGGTTCTCCGACAGTGATTCCAGCAGAAGTAATTCGTGCAACGGAAGAGGAGAAACAATTCCAAATTAAAACCTTAGAGAATTTACATCAAGCTAAAGCTAAAGAAGTTGAAAATCAAATCTCAATTATTCAAGAGGCAGCAATTCAAAACCATAATATTTTTGAAAAATTAATGGAGGCTGCAAAAGTGTGTTCGTTAGGCCAAATTACTTCAGCTTTATTTGAAGTGGGTGGACAATATAGAAGAAACATGTAAAAAAATCTTTAATTATAAAAAAGACCTTTCATTTGAAAGGTCTTTTTATTTTATATCTTTTATAACAAAGTGTAAATTTCCTAACTCTATTTTATCACCTACTTTTTTTCCTTTTATAGAATGGTATATTGGAGCATCTTCCGAAATTGTATATATTTCTTTATCATCTGCTTTAAGTGTATGCGTTGAAGCTCCAACAAATAAATACTTTATGTCTAAATCAACTAAAGCACCTAATTCTACTACTTTATTATCAAGATTTAAACATTTTTCAATTATCTCTTTGTTTCTAGTTTCCTTTACTAATAATTGCTCCAAACGCATTTTCATATCCATTGCTTCACCTTGATGAGAAAAATCTTCAGGGTCTAAAGTGTTATTTTCGTCTAAATCTGAAGCCATTTTATATTTTTCTATAGAAGAAGATAAGTTATTGATAGTTTTATCTTGTTCCGCTATAATTTGCTGTAAAATATTTGTCTTATTCATATAGTGATTTTTATATGTTAAAGTTACGTTCATTTTTTAATTATCAATATGAGAATTATCATAATTACTTTGAAAAATAAATGATTCTTAAATTTGACTGCATTAATTTCTATTATCATTTTATTGGACATTATTTTTTAATTTATCTGTAAAAATAAAAGTAAATGTTTTTTAGAATGTATTATTTTATAATTTTACTCTAAAATAAATAGGGGTGTATTATGAAAAATAATAAAAAAGATAGCTATTGGTATGTTTTTTTTGGGGTAATAGCTGTTGTTTCTTTTGTTTCTCTATTTTGGAAACATCAAGCTGCAGAAAATAAATTTGAATTTAACTCAATTGATACTATTAATGTTGCAGATGTTGCATGGTTGTTAACGGCCTCTTGTCTTGTTTTAGTAATGACACCAGGATTGGCTTTTTTTTATGGAGGTATGGTTGGAAAAAAAAATGTAATATCAACCATGTTAAAAAGTTTTATTTGTTTAGGGGTAATTAGTATAATTTGGGTTGTTGTAGGTTTTAGTTTATCTTTTGGTACAAGTATTGGAATAACAATAAATGGTAACGAATATGGAATTATAGGAAATCCTTTTGATTATATGTTTTTTGATGCAGTAGAAATATTTCCTCATAAAACATTAGCATCGTCGATTCCATTTATTTTATTTGCTTTATTCCAAATGAAATTTGCTATAATTACTCCGGCTATAATTACTGGAGCTTTAGCAGAGCGAATTCGTTTTGTTTCTTTCTTATTATTCATAAGTTTATTTACTTTAGTTATTTATGCACCGCTGTGTCACATGGTTTGGCATCCTGATGGATTATTGGCCTCTTATTTTAAAGTTAAAGATTTTGCTGGTGGCACAGTGGTACATATGAGTGCAGGTTTTGCTGCTTTAGCGGGTGTTTTAGTACTTGGCAAAAGACAACATAAAGACCATATTCCAACTAATATACCTTTTGTTATTTTAGGAACTGGACTCTTGTGGTTTGGTTGGTTTGGATTTAATGCTGGTTCTGCTCTTGCAGCAAACGCTACAGCTGCTATGGCTTTTGCAACTACTACAATTGCTTCTGCTTCAGCAATGATGACATGGGTATTTTTTGATCGCATAAATGGAAGAAGAGTATCTGCGTTAGGCGCCTGTATTGGTGCAGTAGTTGGGTTAGTTGTAATAACTCCTGCTGCAGGATATGTTTCTGTTCCAGAGAGTATTTTCTTTGGTTTTATTGGAGCAATAGTTTCCAACAAAATGATGTATTGGTCAAAATTAAAACAAATTGATGATACATTAGATGTTTTTGCTTGTCATGGAGTAGGAGGAATCATGGGGATGATTTTAACAGCTATTTTTGCTCATGGTAAGGATGCAAGTTTATTACATGGAGGGTGGGAGGTGTTTTTACATCATATTATTGCATTAGTTCTTGTATCTGTTTTTACATTTTTTGGTGCTTTTATATTATATAAAATTACTAATTATTTAATTCCAATTCGCGTTACCGTAGAATCAGAAATAGTTGGTCTTGATTTATCTCAACATGGAGAAAAATTTTAAAGCTTTTTATATAGTTCTAATAACTCTATAGCACCAGTAAAAGGAGATATTTGATGTGTAAGTACTTTTTGTTTGGTAATTTCTAAAGCTTTAATTATCTCTGGATGATTGTAAAATTGATTTTTTAATTGTTCATTAATAGTTTCTAACATCCAATATTGATTTTGTTCTTCACGTCTATGATTAAAATAATCATTTGATTTTGTTAGTATTTCATATTCGTTAATAGTATTCCAAATGGAAGCAATGCCTTCTTTTGTTATTGCACTACACGTTGTTACTTTTGGATTCCAACCCGAATTTTTTAAGGGAAATAAATGTAAGGCTCGATTGAATTCTACTTTGGCTAAATTAGCTTTTCTGATATTATCACCATCAGCTTTATTAATTACAATAGCATCCGCCATTTCCATAATTCCTCTTTTTATGCCTTGTAATTCATCACCAGCTCCTGCAATTTTTAATAATAAGAAAAAATCAACCATACTATGAACTGCAGTTTCACTTTGGCCTACACCAACGGTTTCAATAATGATTGTATCAAAACCACAGGCTTCACAAAGTATTATTGCTTCTCGTGTTTTTCTGGCAACACCACCTAAACTGTCTCCAGAAGCACTCGGTCGAATATAAGCATTTTCATCTTTTACTAATTCTTCCATTCTCGTTTTATCTCCTAGAATACTGCCATGACTTAACGAGCTACTTGGATCAATAGCTAAAACGGCTACTTTTTTACCTAATGAAGTTAAATGTTTTCCAAACGCTTCAATGAAGGTGCTTTTTCCAACTCCCGGGACACCCGTAATTCCAA is a window of Flavobacterium indicum GPTSA100-9 = DSM 17447 DNA encoding:
- a CDS encoding TonB-dependent receptor plug domain-containing protein — translated: MKVKIILLAFMGSISSWSQTKQDTIKTQNIEEIKIHSEKINVNKQQNSSQVEIITKEKIEFQNFQNTADMLSNSGALFVQKSQQGGGSPVIRGFEASRVLLLVDGVRMNNLIFRAGHLQNVITVDENLLENTLIQYGPTSTLYGSDALGGAVNMLTKKPTFGSGLKGNVVTRYSSVNEEKSGYFDFSYGGKNWASLTAFSYNDFGDMKMGKKKNHNGDYFGERVYYANTYFDPNTNLYVNENVENSDKYTQVGSAYQQWNFLQKFIYKTNSNWKHSINFQFSNSSNIGRYDRLTERSGGNMTFAEWYYGPQKRILGIYTIEKEDFIGKTDFRVDASYQKVEESRHDRRFSGSNKDKIRNQMEEVDVFSINGQFESKVWNGNLYYGIENYYETLNSTANRVNINTGEITSANTRYPDGANSMMRNDAYVSFNKKMEKWNFTLGGRVGYTQLKSELIDNSTFQFPFTTIEQNNFTYSANAGLVYNTSENFILKTNIGTGYRAPNIDDLAKIFDTSTNSILIIPNNDLGPEKTVTTDFGFVVKSADNKHNIETTYYYTTIKNAIVTKEFSLNGQTQIDNDNDGISSTIFANQNAGNAFITGFSTSLKSTLYKNLILSGNFNYTLGRVIEDNNSRRPMDHIPPYYGKIGVNYKPNWGELEAYMLFNGKKRLKDYSTSGEDNLQYAPANGMYAWETYNFKASSKDLAGFRIYGGVENILDTQYRVFASGINAAGRNFYGGVKYSF
- a CDS encoding methylmalonyl-CoA mutase family protein, coding for MEQVQPYQPKNKVRIVTAASLFDGHDAAINIMRRIIQATGVEVIHLGHDRSVEEVVNTAIQEDANAIAMTSYQGGHNEYFKYMYDLLNEKGAGHIKIFGGGGGVILPSEIEELHAYGITKIYSPDDGRALGLQGMINDLVQKSDFCPPTPDGGASKIVENLKEKEVNTISRLISLAENNPDNFYEIFTKSLVAPPSGAGGAVPVLGITGTGGAGKSSLVDELVRRFLIDFPEKTIGLISVDPSKRKTGGALLGDRIRMNAINNSRVYMRSLATRQSNLALSKYVAEAIQVLKAAKYDLIILETSGIGQSDTEILDHSDVSLYVMTPEFGAATQLEKIDMLDFADLVALNKFDKRGALDAIRDVKKQYQRNHNLWDVDPDKMPVFGTIASQFNDPGMNTLYKSIMDKIVAKTGADLQSTFEITREMSEKIFVIPPHRTRYLSEIAENNRKYDETALTQVEVAQKLYGIFKTICSVANINSRAIENSLIIKSGLNQDEILKQVQNDKDKSVFLDLLLKEFDRVKMNLDPYNWEILLTWEEKVNKYKNPVYSFKVRDKEIKIETHTESLSHSQIPKVALPKYQAWGDILKWNLQENVPGEFPFASGLYPFKREGEDPTRMFAGEGGPERTNRRFHYVSLGMPAKRLSTAFDSVTLYGNDPDHRPDIYGKIGNAGVSICCLDDAKKLYSGFDLSHPATSVSMTINGPAPMLLGFFMNAAIDQNCEKYIKEHGLEAEVEKKKKELYDDKGLERPRYNGELPEGNDGLGLLLLGVTGDQVLPADVYQDIKVKTLAQVRGTVQADILKEDQAQNTCIFSTEFALRLMGDVQEYFIKQNVRNFYSVSISGYHIAEAGANPITQLAFTLANGFTYVEYYLSRGMNINDFGPNLSFFFSNGIDPEYAVIGRVARKIWAKAMKNKYGANERAQMLKYHIQTSGRSLHAQEIDFNDIRTTLQALYAIYDNCNSLHTNAYDEAITTPTEESVRRAMAIQLIINKELGLAKNENPIQGSFIIEELTDLVEEAVLAEFDRITERGGVLGAMETMYQRSKIQEESLYYETLKHTGEFPIIGVNTFLSSKGSPTVIPAEVIRATEEEKQFQIKTLENLHQAKAKEVENQISIIQEAAIQNHNIFEKLMEAAKVCSLGQITSALFEVGGQYRRNM
- a CDS encoding GreA/GreB family elongation factor is translated as MNKTNILQQIIAEQDKTINNLSSSIEKYKMASDLDENNTLDPEDFSHQGEAMDMKMRLEQLLVKETRNKEIIEKCLNLDNKVVELGALVDLDIKYLFVGASTHTLKADDKEIYTISEDAPIYHSIKGKKVGDKIELGNLHFVIKDIK
- a CDS encoding ammonium transporter codes for the protein MKNNKKDSYWYVFFGVIAVVSFVSLFWKHQAAENKFEFNSIDTINVADVAWLLTASCLVLVMTPGLAFFYGGMVGKKNVISTMLKSFICLGVISIIWVVVGFSLSFGTSIGITINGNEYGIIGNPFDYMFFDAVEIFPHKTLASSIPFILFALFQMKFAIITPAIITGALAERIRFVSFLLFISLFTLVIYAPLCHMVWHPDGLLASYFKVKDFAGGTVVHMSAGFAALAGVLVLGKRQHKDHIPTNIPFVILGTGLLWFGWFGFNAGSALAANATAAMAFATTTIASASAMMTWVFFDRINGRRVSALGACIGAVVGLVVITPAAGYVSVPESIFFGFIGAIVSNKMMYWSKLKQIDDTLDVFACHGVGGIMGMILTAIFAHGKDASLLHGGWEVFLHHIIALVLVSVFTFFGAFILYKITNYLIPIRVTVESEIVGLDLSQHGEKF
- the meaB gene encoding methylmalonyl Co-A mutase-associated GTPase MeaB, whose protein sequence is MEPKKNTSALNERDGVTQPETLSTQVAKSIQQFRRKTISSDELISKILKGDKVALSRAITLIESTNPTHLSKANEVINGCLPHANNSIRIGITGVPGVGKSTFIEAFGKHLTSLGKKVAVLAIDPSSSLSHGSILGDKTRMEELVKDENAYIRPSASGDSLGGVARKTREAIILCEACGFDTIIIETVGVGQSETAVHSMVDFFLLLKIAGAGDELQGIKRGIMEMADAIVINKADGDNIRKANLAKVEFNRALHLFPLKNSGWNPKVTTCSAITKEGIASIWNTINEYEILTKSNDYFNHRREEQNQYWMLETINEQLKNQFYNHPEIIKALEITKQKVLTHQISPFTGAIELLELYKKL